A single region of the Deltaproteobacteria bacterium genome encodes:
- the folE gene encoding GTP cyclohydrolase I FolE, whose protein sequence is MKNRVSNPVVSITVRNEEDPLAGLFRDLLLALGEDPVREGLQRTPVRMARSLRMLTSGYNQNVDQVLNGALFAENYDEMVTVKDISFYSLCEHHLLPFFGRCHVGYVPKDRIVGLSKIARMVEIFAKRLQVQERFTKQIAETIQKALDPKGVAVVVEAEHLCMQMRGVQKPGSKVVTSSMLGVFRRRQETREEFMNLIRG, encoded by the coding sequence ATGAAAAACAGGGTTTCAAATCCCGTTGTTTCGATCACCGTCCGGAACGAGGAAGATCCGTTGGCGGGATTGTTTCGTGATCTTCTTTTGGCGCTCGGAGAGGATCCAGTCCGGGAGGGTCTTCAAAGGACGCCGGTTCGGATGGCGCGGTCGCTTCGAATGCTGACCTCCGGTTATAATCAAAATGTTGATCAGGTGTTGAACGGGGCGCTCTTTGCCGAAAACTACGACGAGATGGTCACCGTCAAAGATATCTCTTTCTATTCGCTCTGCGAGCATCATCTTCTGCCATTTTTTGGACGGTGTCACGTTGGTTATGTCCCCAAAGATCGGATTGTCGGATTAAGCAAGATTGCCCGAATGGTAGAAATTTTTGCAAAACGCCTTCAGGTGCAAGAGAGATTCACCAAACAGATTGCCGAGACGATCCAAAAAGCGTTGGACCCCAAAGGGGTTGCGGTTGTGGTGGAGGCGGAGCATCTTTGCATGCAGATGCGCGGGGTTCAGAAGCCGGGGTCCAAGGTTGTGACCTCTTCGATGCTCGGTGTCTTCCGGCGACGTCAGGAGACGCGTGAAGAGTTCATGAATTTAATCAGGGGATGA
- a CDS encoding tagatose 1,6-diphosphate aldolase: MTTLTPGKLKNLEKLANKKGVIAAAAMDQRGSLQKAIAKEKGCDPKEITAQMMSEFKTAVTKVLTPHATAVLLDPEFGLEAARQRASNAGLLLSYESTGYDQTSPGRFPQLIPGWNVKKSIAAGANAVKILLYYSPFEQKEINKRKHDWVEKIGRECVENDIPYFLEFVGYATGGEDEKGIEYARKKPEIVTHSMEEFSKDRYHVDVLKVEVPINMKFVKGAETCKGESAYTRDEAKELFRKAAAVTQKPFIYLSAGVSDEEFRESLELALQAGVHFNGVLCGRATWKEGIPVYAKSGVAALERWLSDRGVQNIKALNAVLEKGAYPWHEKFGGRGKVEARSR, encoded by the coding sequence ATGACAACACTGACACCGGGCAAACTGAAAAATCTCGAGAAACTGGCCAACAAAAAAGGGGTCATTGCCGCGGCGGCGATGGACCAGAGAGGTTCGCTGCAAAAGGCGATTGCCAAGGAGAAAGGATGTGATCCTAAAGAGATAACGGCTCAAATGATGTCGGAGTTCAAAACGGCCGTTACAAAAGTACTGACGCCACATGCCACGGCCGTTCTGCTGGATCCGGAATTCGGTCTGGAAGCGGCCCGCCAGAGGGCCTCAAACGCTGGCCTTCTCCTCTCCTATGAATCAACCGGCTATGACCAGACATCACCCGGACGATTTCCCCAACTCATTCCAGGTTGGAATGTCAAAAAATCGATTGCGGCAGGGGCGAATGCGGTCAAGATCCTCCTCTACTACTCCCCCTTTGAGCAAAAGGAGATCAACAAACGAAAGCATGACTGGGTGGAAAAAATCGGCCGGGAGTGTGTTGAAAATGACATCCCCTATTTCCTCGAGTTTGTCGGCTATGCAACGGGCGGAGAGGATGAGAAAGGGATCGAATACGCGCGTAAGAAGCCGGAGATTGTCACTCATAGCATGGAGGAGTTCTCAAAAGATCGCTATCACGTCGATGTCCTCAAGGTCGAAGTGCCGATCAACATGAAGTTCGTCAAGGGGGCGGAGACCTGTAAGGGAGAATCTGCTTATACGCGGGATGAGGCGAAGGAACTCTTCCGGAAGGCAGCGGCGGTCACTCAAAAACCGTTTATCTATCTTTCAGCCGGTGTCAGTGATGAGGAATTCCGGGAAAGCCTTGAACTCGCACTCCAGGCCGGGGTCCATTTTAATGGAGTCCTCTGTGGCCGTGCCACCTGGAAGGAGGGAATCCCTGTTTATGCCAAGTCGGGCGTTGCCGCACTGGAGCGCTGGCTCTCGGACCGCGGCGTCCAAAACATTAAGGCGTTGAATGCCGTTCTGGAAAAGGGGGCTTATCCCTGGCATGAAAAATTCGGTGGACGGGGGAAGGTCGAGGCAAGATCTCGCTAA
- a CDS encoding ATP-binding protein has translation MEFWNRKQELLQIKKQIGKRSLGYVTGRRRVGKTALLVKACEELGGFYHQAVEGTAQQQLLHLAEEIGQALPLFREIVPKSWGEFFALLSREALPSLIVFDEFPYWVQGDSTLPSLLQKWVDHELPKKKSSLFVSGSSQSMLFSHFLRQNVPLYGRAQIHLSLEPMSYEWFCRVMKYPVDDPDSFLRFSLVGGIPHYWKLMPSGDVIEQADLLYFAPGALLSEEPVQMLRDEGVTGSISKAILDLVGRGVSKPSELASRLGIPHGNLSRPLALLLELSFLKREFPFGESARTTKKILYRVEDPVLSFYYGTFLPFRAQWPGMNKEEKRTLLKQHACRQWEIFCRRCLPGSGRYWEKEVEIDLVTRQGQEGYLIAECKWANLDKKEESRLVENLKRKFEQAALSQKMKGKKVSFRIFSHRDLTSLAAM, from the coding sequence ATGGAGTTCTGGAACCGAAAACAAGAGCTGCTTCAAATCAAAAAACAGATTGGGAAACGATCTCTTGGTTATGTCACCGGCCGGCGGCGCGTTGGAAAAACGGCTCTTCTTGTTAAGGCGTGTGAGGAGCTTGGCGGATTTTATCACCAGGCGGTCGAGGGGACCGCCCAACAACAACTTCTCCATTTGGCGGAGGAGATCGGACAAGCGCTTCCTCTGTTTCGTGAGATTGTTCCGAAAAGTTGGGGTGAGTTTTTTGCGCTTCTTTCTCGCGAGGCCCTTCCCTCACTGATTGTTTTTGATGAATTTCCTTATTGGGTGCAAGGAGATTCCACCCTGCCAAGCCTTCTTCAAAAATGGGTCGATCATGAACTTCCCAAGAAGAAGAGCTCCCTTTTTGTTTCAGGATCTTCTCAATCGATGCTGTTTTCGCATTTTTTGCGTCAAAATGTTCCTCTTTATGGTCGGGCACAAATCCATTTGTCTCTGGAACCGATGAGCTACGAATGGTTTTGCAGGGTCATGAAATATCCTGTTGATGATCCGGATTCTTTTCTTCGTTTTTCGCTGGTTGGCGGGATTCCACATTACTGGAAGTTAATGCCTTCGGGGGATGTTATCGAGCAGGCAGACCTTCTTTATTTTGCTCCCGGGGCTCTTCTCTCTGAGGAACCTGTTCAGATGTTGCGCGACGAAGGCGTGACGGGATCCATTTCAAAGGCGATTCTTGATCTGGTAGGACGGGGTGTTTCGAAACCGAGTGAATTAGCCTCACGTTTGGGAATTCCTCATGGTAATCTTTCGCGTCCCTTGGCTCTTCTTCTGGAGCTCTCTTTTCTCAAGAGAGAATTTCCATTCGGCGAGTCGGCTCGCACGACGAAGAAGATTCTTTACCGGGTCGAAGATCCTGTTCTCTCATTTTATTATGGTACTTTTCTTCCTTTCAGAGCCCAGTGGCCGGGTATGAATAAAGAGGAGAAACGTACCTTATTAAAACAGCATGCCTGCCGCCAATGGGAGATCTTTTGTCGGCGATGCCTGCCGGGATCCGGGCGGTATTGGGAAAAGGAGGTTGAAATCGATCTTGTAACTCGTCAAGGTCAGGAAGGTTACCTTATTGCGGAGTGTAAATGGGCAAATCTAGACAAAAAAGAGGAGTCAAGACTTGTTGAAAACCTGAAGAGAAAATTTGAACAAGCGGCCTTGAGTCAAAAGATGAAAGGGAAGAAGGTTAGTTTCCGGATCTTTTCTCACCGGGATCTAACTTCCCTCGCTGCAATGTAA
- the queF gene encoding NADPH-dependent 7-cyano-7-deazaguanine reductase QueF, whose amino-acid sequence MSTKPSRNLETFPNPKPERDYEIRMDCPEFTSVCPKTGQPDFGKIVIRYIPHELCIELKSLKLYLWSYRNEGVFYERVVNQILDDLVAACQPRFMEVMGEFTVRGGISSTIKATYLR is encoded by the coding sequence ATGTCGACAAAACCATCCAGGAACCTTGAGACCTTTCCCAACCCGAAACCGGAACGGGACTATGAAATTCGCATGGACTGTCCCGAATTCACGAGTGTCTGTCCAAAAACCGGTCAGCCTGATTTTGGAAAGATTGTTATCCGGTACATCCCTCATGAACTCTGTATTGAGCTCAAATCACTCAAACTCTACCTCTGGTCCTACCGGAACGAAGGGGTCTTCTACGAACGGGTTGTGAATCAGATTCTGGATGACCTCGTCGCCGCCTGCCAACCTCGATTTATGGAGGTTATGGGAGAATTCACTGTGCGTGGTGGAATCAGTTCGACGATCAAGGCGACTTATCTCAGGTAA
- a CDS encoding alkaline phosphatase family protein: MEIRRSIGQTTTFVGTSLTGAAREIGTIPNSLTRAPSRNMLAGLHFPRTAGVWQSGTRFGLASGAILSGISLTVFLMGGLACHASLNIRPFPIPPAEPLPGHPDHLIIISIDGLKREYLLQQDQLGLEIPTLAALMATGSYAASVESVYPSVTYPAHTTIVTGVTPAKHGVDQNLMFDPKDPIAEKYYWDSRSIRAKTIWQAESENGGKTASVNWPVTVDARMNFNIPEYWDADGLERTLPWLRRHSTPKGLVTTIEDTYFSRIDWKRYKRRVSHGLPDPLTAQALKYLVAREKPDLVLGHFVGLDDAQHRYGPFSPEAYGELEKIDRWIGEILRATRSAGTYEQTAFAIVSDHGFTPCQKRIRLNPVLRDHGLIKLDASGEITDWKAAIHGEGAMVGIVLKDPKDETTLATVRQLLNNLMQNPENGIARIYEKNEMARRGGFPKADLVVEALPGYSFSPAMKTPLVKEAFLAKGNHGYSPELPDMKTIFVVAGRGVKRGVVVPNMNLLDIAPTLGLLRHWSLPEVQGQGLRIFFQGIN; encoded by the coding sequence ATGGAGATTCGACGCTCTATTGGCCAAACAACCACCTTTGTCGGCACCTCTTTGACGGGAGCCGCTCGCGAGATCGGGACTATTCCAAACTCTTTAACAAGGGCCCCTTCAAGAAATATGCTGGCAGGGCTCCATTTTCCACGAACGGCTGGAGTTTGGCAATCAGGGACAAGATTCGGTCTGGCCTCCGGGGCAATCCTTTCCGGGATCTCTCTCACCGTCTTTCTAATGGGGGGGTTGGCTTGTCATGCGAGTCTTAACATCCGCCCTTTTCCGATACCACCGGCAGAACCTCTTCCAGGCCATCCCGATCATCTCATCATTATTTCCATTGATGGCCTAAAGCGGGAATATCTGCTGCAACAAGACCAATTGGGTCTGGAGATCCCTACTCTCGCTGCCCTTATGGCAACAGGCTCTTACGCCGCGTCCGTAGAGAGCGTTTATCCTTCTGTTACCTATCCGGCCCACACAACGATTGTAACAGGAGTCACCCCGGCAAAACATGGTGTGGATCAGAATCTCATGTTCGATCCAAAAGACCCAATAGCAGAAAAGTATTATTGGGACTCGAGAAGCATACGAGCCAAAACAATCTGGCAGGCCGAAAGTGAGAACGGAGGGAAGACCGCCAGTGTCAACTGGCCTGTCACCGTTGACGCCCGTATGAATTTCAATATCCCTGAATATTGGGATGCCGATGGTCTGGAGAGAACGCTTCCGTGGCTCCGAAGGCACTCAACACCGAAAGGTCTCGTTACGACGATAGAAGATACTTATTTTAGTCGGATCGACTGGAAAAGGTATAAAAGGAGGGTCTCTCATGGTCTTCCGGACCCTCTCACGGCACAAGCGTTGAAATATCTTGTTGCCCGAGAAAAACCAGATCTTGTTCTGGGTCATTTTGTCGGTCTGGACGACGCCCAACATCGATATGGCCCTTTCAGCCCGGAGGCGTATGGAGAACTTGAAAAGATCGATCGTTGGATAGGAGAGATCCTGCGGGCAACGAGGAGTGCCGGGACTTATGAACAGACGGCCTTTGCGATTGTCTCAGATCACGGATTCACACCTTGTCAAAAAAGGATTCGCCTGAATCCCGTCCTAAGGGATCATGGTCTTATAAAACTGGATGCGAGTGGAGAGATAACTGACTGGAAGGCAGCCATTCATGGGGAAGGGGCGATGGTCGGAATCGTCCTGAAGGATCCAAAGGATGAGACAACATTAGCAACGGTTCGTCAGTTGTTGAATAATCTGATGCAAAATCCAGAGAATGGGATCGCCAGGATCTATGAAAAAAATGAGATGGCTAGACGAGGCGGGTTCCCCAAAGCCGATCTTGTTGTTGAGGCATTGCCGGGATATTCATTCAGTCCCGCGATGAAGACCCCCCTTGTCAAGGAGGCCTTTTTGGCCAAAGGGAACCATGGATACTCTCCGGAGCTTCCTGACATGAAAACTATTTTTGTTGTTGCAGGACGAGGGGTCAAGAGAGGGGTTGTTGTGCCAAATATGAATCTGCTTGATATCGCCCCCACCCTTGGATTGCTTAGGCATTGGAGTCTACCAGAGGTTCAGGGACAGGGTCTTCGTATTTTTTTCCAGGGAATCAACTAA
- a CDS encoding pyridoxal phosphate-dependent aminotransferase, with amino-acid sequence MTLLSDRIKRIKPSSTIAIDTKAKQMIADGIDVISFGAGEPDFDTPDPIKEAAVQALKAGKTKYTAVGGINELKDAIIAKFKRDNGLSYSRDEVLVSVGGKHSLYNAFQALLNPSDEVIIPSPYWVSYPDQVLLCDGTPVMLPTEERDSFCLRPEVLEKAITKKTRIFVLNSPSNPTGGAYPRKKLEEIAEVLTQHEILCLSDEIYEKIVYDGFQFVSIASLHEKMKGLTITVNGASKVYSMTGWRMGYAAGPKDIIQAMTKFQGQVTTNINSATQWACVAALNGPQDFLREWVGEFKKRRDYMVSFFNKIPGISCFNPQGAFYVFPNISAYFGKRYDDKAIRGSDDLAEYLLIKSRVAVVPGTGFGAEGYIRLSYATSMEKIQKGLERIEKAFEELI; translated from the coding sequence ATGACCTTACTCTCCGATCGAATAAAACGGATCAAGCCGTCATCCACGATTGCCATTGACACCAAGGCAAAACAGATGATCGCCGATGGGATTGATGTGATCAGTTTCGGCGCCGGTGAACCGGATTTTGACACCCCGGACCCGATCAAGGAGGCAGCGGTTCAAGCACTCAAGGCTGGCAAGACGAAATACACCGCCGTCGGTGGAATCAATGAGCTCAAAGATGCGATCATCGCCAAATTCAAGAGAGACAACGGCCTGTCGTACAGCCGTGACGAAGTTCTTGTCTCCGTCGGCGGCAAGCATTCCCTCTACAACGCCTTTCAGGCCCTCCTGAACCCAAGCGACGAGGTGATCATCCCCTCCCCTTACTGGGTCAGTTATCCGGATCAGGTGCTGCTCTGCGACGGCACACCGGTCATGCTGCCAACGGAGGAGAGGGACAGCTTCTGCCTTAGGCCGGAAGTGCTGGAAAAGGCGATCACAAAAAAGACCCGAATCTTTGTCTTGAACAGCCCCTCGAATCCGACCGGCGGCGCCTACCCCCGAAAAAAACTTGAAGAGATTGCAGAAGTGCTCACCCAGCATGAAATTCTCTGTCTCTCCGACGAGATCTACGAAAAAATTGTTTATGATGGTTTTCAATTTGTGAGCATCGCATCGCTTCACGAGAAGATGAAAGGGCTTACAATCACTGTGAATGGAGCCTCCAAGGTTTATTCAATGACCGGTTGGCGGATGGGGTATGCCGCCGGCCCTAAGGATATCATCCAGGCGATGACCAAATTTCAGGGGCAGGTTACCACGAATATCAACTCGGCAACCCAGTGGGCCTGTGTTGCCGCCTTGAACGGCCCACAGGATTTTCTCCGGGAATGGGTCGGTGAATTTAAAAAGCGGCGGGACTATATGGTAAGCTTCTTCAATAAAATCCCCGGCATCTCCTGCTTCAATCCGCAGGGGGCGTTCTATGTCTTCCCGAATATCTCTGCCTATTTTGGAAAACGGTACGACGACAAAGCGATTCGCGGTTCGGACGACCTTGCGGAATACCTCCTTATAAAATCGCGGGTTGCCGTCGTACCCGGTACCGGATTCGGGGCGGAGGGCTATATCCGGCTCTCGTACGCAACCTCGATGGAGAAGATTCAAAAGGGGCTGGAGAGGATCGAGAAGGCATTCGAAGAACTGATTTAA
- a CDS encoding thioredoxin family protein: MKRSLLSLAFLLMALPSFSFQDPFQWEYKMAPQELTPGGTVAVSINFLIPEGYYLYRDKTGLTLLEGEGASLSHVTYSPSHKKTDPFFGKEMDVFEDVATIHADLQRSEKIPSENGKILLLLTYQGCSQSLCYRQMRHEISVPIKGTLGKSLEESPPVDSSAIGTGKRMIQKSFFWTLLAAFIGGILTDLTPCVLPIIPLTLAFIGVRRGQRRSRNFLLSTVLILVMAISYALLGLIGTVLGKSLGFLFQGIPFLVALSLLYLFFAIVLMGWIPFHLPVSLQTRISRWGGEGFLGAVLAGMTVGILAAPCVGPVLGSLLLYVSQSGSLVAGFTLLFAFGLGMGSLFLVAAIFYHSLAGQSWGASLTLWSKRLLALLMILLAGYYALTAHRQIGKNGLRESSSSFWMTDPETAFLEAAKQDRPIFVDFFAEWCLPCLEMERRTFNQETFQEFLKTDFVPLKIDCTVETPTCKRMVERYQVFGWPTYLILDREGRVLQRFVGEVMGPEELTKRLQR; the protein is encoded by the coding sequence ATGAAAAGATCTCTTTTAAGTTTGGCATTCCTTCTCATGGCCCTGCCCTCCTTCTCTTTTCAGGACCCCTTTCAATGGGAATACAAAATGGCGCCGCAAGAACTCACTCCGGGTGGTACTGTTGCAGTTTCGATCAATTTTCTGATCCCTGAAGGGTACTACCTCTATCGTGACAAAACCGGTCTGACCCTGCTGGAGGGGGAGGGGGCTTCCCTCAGTCATGTCACCTATTCCCCGTCTCACAAGAAGACGGATCCGTTCTTTGGTAAGGAGATGGATGTCTTTGAGGATGTTGCCACGATTCATGCCGATCTTCAGAGGAGTGAAAAGATACCGTCTGAAAATGGAAAGATCCTTCTCCTTCTCACCTATCAAGGCTGTTCCCAGAGCCTTTGCTACCGGCAAATGCGACACGAGATATCGGTTCCGATCAAGGGGACTTTAGGGAAATCTCTTGAGGAATCTCCTCCAGTCGATTCTTCAGCGATCGGTACCGGAAAAAGGATGATTCAGAAAAGTTTTTTTTGGACACTACTGGCGGCCTTTATAGGAGGGATCTTGACCGATCTGACCCCCTGCGTCCTGCCGATCATTCCGCTGACGCTCGCCTTCATCGGGGTTAGAAGGGGGCAAAGACGCTCCAGAAATTTTCTTCTCTCCACGGTACTTATTCTGGTGATGGCGATCAGCTATGCCTTGCTCGGTTTGATCGGGACGGTACTCGGCAAAAGCCTTGGATTTCTCTTTCAGGGGATTCCGTTTCTTGTAGCGCTCTCTCTCCTCTATCTCTTTTTTGCAATCGTTCTGATGGGGTGGATTCCGTTTCATTTGCCCGTTTCACTGCAGACCCGGATATCGAGGTGGGGAGGAGAGGGATTCTTGGGGGCCGTGTTGGCGGGGATGACCGTTGGTATCCTGGCGGCCCCTTGTGTTGGCCCGGTCCTGGGCTCTCTGCTTCTCTATGTCTCTCAGTCAGGCAGTCTGGTTGCCGGATTCACACTTCTTTTCGCGTTTGGATTGGGGATGGGCTCTCTTTTTCTTGTTGCCGCCATTTTTTATCATTCTCTCGCGGGGCAGAGTTGGGGGGCCTCTTTAACGCTCTGGTCCAAACGGCTATTGGCGCTTTTGATGATTCTCCTGGCCGGCTACTACGCCCTGACGGCGCACCGACAGATAGGGAAGAATGGGTTACGTGAATCGTCCTCTTCCTTCTGGATGACCGATCCGGAGACCGCTTTTTTGGAGGCGGCGAAGCAAGACCGGCCGATCTTTGTCGACTTCTTTGCAGAGTGGTGTCTCCCCTGTCTCGAGATGGAGAGGAGGACCTTCAACCAGGAGACGTTTCAGGAATTTCTTAAAACTGATTTTGTCCCCTTGAAGATTGACTGTACGGTCGAGACCCCCACCTGTAAAAGAATGGTTGAAAGGTACCAGGTGTTTGGTTGGCCAACCTATTTGATCCTTGACAGGGAGGGGAGGGTGCTTCAGAGGTTCGTCGGTGAGGTGATGGGGCCGGAAGAATTAACGAAGAGGTTGCAGCGATGA
- a CDS encoding 16S rRNA (uracil(1498)-N(3))-methyltransferase encodes MPQFPIPPGQNPGTIVTLSREDSKHLVRVLRASVGERIGLFDGACRFEGEIVVLSPVGTEVRLLKSVPIKPVQGEVVLCQSLLKGEKMEWVIQKAVELGASAVISFKSERSIPTSFKQEKIGRWQKIADEALKQSGRVNPMRVHWEEDFSSLVRKTAIGSKIIFSEKGKTLPVDSHKRNYSLFVGPEGGFSDQEISLAKEEGCEVVSLGSRTLRAETASLVSLTLVQHELGNI; translated from the coding sequence ATGCCCCAGTTTCCTATCCCTCCGGGCCAGAACCCGGGTACGATTGTCACCCTGTCGCGGGAAGACTCAAAACATCTTGTCCGGGTCCTCCGCGCCTCTGTGGGGGAACGAATCGGCCTTTTTGACGGTGCCTGCCGGTTTGAGGGGGAGATCGTCGTCCTCTCTCCTGTCGGAACCGAGGTCCGGCTGCTCAAAAGCGTCCCAATAAAACCGGTTCAAGGAGAGGTCGTTTTGTGCCAATCTCTGTTGAAGGGGGAGAAGATGGAGTGGGTAATCCAGAAGGCGGTTGAGTTGGGGGCATCTGCCGTTATTTCATTTAAGTCCGAGCGGTCAATCCCCACCTCTTTCAAACAGGAGAAGATCGGTCGGTGGCAAAAAATCGCCGACGAGGCGCTTAAACAATCCGGCCGTGTCAATCCGATGAGGGTTCATTGGGAAGAGGATTTTTCAAGCCTTGTACGAAAAACAGCTATTGGCTCGAAAATTATTTTTTCGGAAAAGGGAAAGACCCTTCCTGTGGACTCTCACAAGAGGAACTATTCTCTCTTTGTTGGTCCCGAAGGGGGATTTTCCGATCAGGAAATTTCACTTGCAAAGGAGGAGGGGTGCGAGGTTGTCTCGCTCGGTTCCCGGACCCTGCGAGCGGAAACCGCCTCCCTCGTCTCTTTAACTCTTGTTCAACATGAACTGGGAAACATCTAA
- the rsmD gene encoding 16S rRNA (guanine(966)-N(2))-methyltransferase RsmD, whose product MRVISGSAKGRILTGPKSDRIRPALDKVKQAIFNILWEIQGKTVLDLFAGTGSIGIEAISRGAAHCTFVDLSREALNLVKKNLEKCGLEMYAKIFKFKIPPISPRIKGEAEEGFALIFVDPPYDNNLVNPTLLEIARENLLAPDGIVVVEHSPREPIKKETGLRLVDQRKYGQTLISFLKR is encoded by the coding sequence ATGCGTGTCATCAGTGGATCAGCCAAGGGAAGAATCTTAACCGGTCCGAAAAGCGACCGTATCCGTCCTGCCTTAGACAAGGTCAAGCAGGCGATTTTTAATATCCTTTGGGAGATTCAAGGGAAAACGGTGTTGGATCTCTTTGCCGGAACCGGATCGATCGGGATTGAGGCCATTTCAAGGGGGGCGGCCCACTGTACCTTTGTCGATTTATCTCGAGAGGCACTCAATCTAGTCAAAAAAAATTTAGAGAAATGCGGCTTGGAAATGTATGCCAAAATTTTCAAATTCAAAATCCCCCCTATCTCCCCACGGATCAAGGGGGAAGCGGAGGAGGGATTTGCTTTAATTTTTGTCGACCCCCCCTATGACAATAATCTGGTAAACCCCACACTGCTCGAAATTGCACGGGAAAATCTCCTTGCCCCGGATGGAATCGTCGTCGTAGAGCACAGCCCAAGGGAACCGATCAAAAAAGAAACAGGCCTGAGGCTGGTTGATCAGCGGAAGTACGGCCAGACATTGATCAGTTTTTTGAAGAGATGA
- the coaD gene encoding pantetheine-phosphate adenylyltransferase produces MKIAVYPGSFDPPTEGHLNIIERGLNLFDKIIVVVAVNSSKNRLLTVEERVQLLREIFKKFPAVEVDSFKDELLVKYAQSRKATAILRGLRTLQDYEYEFQMALTNKKLAPAIETVFMMTEPQYAHVSSTLIREVARLGGSVSGMVPNAVQKKLNKKRERKK; encoded by the coding sequence ATGAAGATCGCTGTTTATCCTGGGTCGTTTGATCCCCCCACCGAGGGACACCTGAATATCATCGAAAGGGGTTTAAATCTTTTCGACAAAATTATCGTTGTTGTTGCAGTCAATTCTTCCAAAAACAGGCTTCTGACGGTTGAAGAGAGGGTCCAATTGCTTCGGGAGATCTTTAAAAAATTTCCGGCTGTGGAAGTCGATTCGTTTAAAGACGAACTTCTTGTCAAATACGCCCAATCCCGAAAGGCCACTGCCATTCTGAGGGGACTCAGGACACTTCAAGACTATGAATATGAGTTTCAGATGGCTCTCACCAATAAAAAACTGGCCCCTGCTATTGAGACGGTCTTCATGATGACGGAGCCACAGTACGCCCACGTCAGTTCAACGTTGATCCGAGAGGTAGCCCGGCTGGGCGGTTCTGTCAGTGGCATGGTCCCCAACGCCGTTCAGAAAAAACTGAACAAAAAAAGGGAGAGGAAAAAATGA